A region of Anguilla rostrata isolate EN2019 chromosome 10, ASM1855537v3, whole genome shotgun sequence DNA encodes the following proteins:
- the spaca9 gene encoding sperm acrosome-associated protein 9, translated as MNRVKEKLKSAEQKRKVFKQQQCIFMTALERSRDQAQDKTKPVCSVAQVQWYMEDHCSNTTDRRILSLFLEIMEDLMEVLDILEGLGFTGSLMENCRILLCPTTDISNLRAQFPHDEVNRLSCVEARNYYGGVVSLIPVAIDLLREAARTSAGPQKEPEKAEVPKPQPAETVPQQAMDSYMEDQSASQNGQSQTKKPYKETGGWNAGKPSWKPPGRPKV; from the exons ATGAACAGGGTCAAAGAGAAACTGAAGTCTGCCGAACAGAAGCGTAAGGTCTtcaaacagcagcagtgcatCTTCATGACTGCACTCGAGCGGTCGCGCGACCAAGCCCAAGATAAGACCAAGCCAGTTTGTTCTGTAGCACAG GTCCAATGGTACATGGAGGATCACTGCAGCAACACTACAGACCGCCGCATTTTATCCCTCTTCCTGGAAATCATGGAGGACCTGATGGAGGTTCTGGACATCCTGGAGGGCCTGGGTTTTACTGGCAGTCTGATGGAGAACTGCCGGATCCTCCTCTGCCCAACCACTGACATCAGTAACTTGCGGGCACA ATTCCCGCACGACGAGGTGAACAGGCTGAGCTGTGTCGAGGCCCGGAATTACTACGGGGGCGTGGTCAGCCTCATCCCGGTGGCTATTGACCTTCTGCGCGAGGCCGCCCGCACCAGCGCCGGCCCCCAGAAGGAACCGGAGAAGGCCGAGGTCCCGAAGCCCCAGCCCGCGGAGACCGTACCCCAGCAGGCTATGGACAGCTACATGGAGGATCAGTCGGCCTCGCAGAACGGACAGAGTCAGACGAAGAAGCCGTATAAGGAGACGGGGGGCTGGAACGCAGGCAAACCGTCCTGGAAGCCTCCTGGCCGCCCCAAGGTTTGA